The following proteins come from a genomic window of Iamia sp. SCSIO 61187:
- a CDS encoding N-acetyltransferase, with translation MLRARIATRADVPALATALAGAFRSDPLWHWMVGDLDRWDVRAAGAFAAEAAVKVRYGHTYTTDDRAGAALWAPPGTWKGTLGDARRVALPMLRLTGGVGARRGLGVLRACERAHPPSPDHWYLAVLGTHPDHQGRGVGSALLRPVLERCDLDGTGAYLESSKPENVAFYERHGFRATDTITPGGSPPLTLMWRDPRPVEAP, from the coding sequence GTGCTCCGGGCCCGCATCGCCACCCGGGCGGACGTGCCCGCCCTCGCCACCGCCCTCGCCGGTGCGTTCCGCTCCGACCCGCTGTGGCACTGGATGGTCGGCGACCTCGACCGCTGGGACGTCCGGGCCGCGGGCGCCTTCGCGGCCGAGGCGGCGGTGAAGGTCCGGTACGGGCACACCTACACGACCGACGACCGGGCCGGCGCCGCCCTGTGGGCCCCGCCGGGCACCTGGAAGGGCACCCTCGGCGACGCCCGGCGCGTCGCCCTCCCGATGCTCCGCCTCACCGGCGGGGTCGGCGCGCGCCGGGGCCTCGGCGTGCTGCGGGCCTGCGAACGGGCCCACCCCCCGAGCCCCGACCACTGGTACCTCGCCGTGCTCGGCACCCACCCCGACCACCAGGGTCGGGGCGTGGGCTCCGCCCTCCTGCGCCCCGTCCTCGAGCGCTGCGACCTCGACGGCACGGGCGCCTACCTCGAGTCGTCCAAGCCCGAGAACGTGGCCTTCTACGAACGGCACGGCTTCCGGGCCACCGACACCATCACCCCGGGCGGGTCACCGCCGCTGACGCTGATGTGGCGCGACCCCCGACCGGTCGAGGCCCCGTGA
- a CDS encoding AAA family ATPase — MIADPGLEAAVSAFERSLTPIVQTLAGTVSGVDAAALPDDVTREAFSIAAAVVDCDGIRTDAELWSLLVIFGPRLGGDLLRATPDDLRRSGLVVGQAKWLDTPSTMLDLLARYDARHGTTHARTYHDRAVGIAFAVAAIDPYTTEDELRAIERFRASMAAAGAAAGASAGGPGVPEPATVSGTAAGDADVAALPPPRPLEELMDELDALVGLEGVKAEVRLVADLIRVQNLRAERDLPVVEQSRHLVFAGNPGTGKTTVARLLAQIYRTLGVVERGHLVETDRSGLVAGFVGQTATKVVEVFDRADEGVVLIDEAYALVRGGGNDFGREAIDTIVKLVEDRRDRVVVIVAGYPDEMADFVDANPGLRSRFPKTIRFEDYSTDDLLAIFASMGERSGYACDEEATEKLRAWFDAQPRDKGFGNGRVARNLFEASVARHASRVVALDDPTDEDLTTLVADDIPDLDEAADSSIRRS; from the coding sequence GTGATCGCCGACCCCGGCCTGGAGGCGGCCGTCAGCGCCTTCGAACGGTCGCTCACCCCGATCGTCCAGACCCTCGCCGGCACCGTGTCGGGCGTCGACGCCGCCGCCCTGCCCGACGACGTGACGCGCGAGGCCTTCTCCATCGCCGCCGCCGTGGTCGACTGCGACGGCATCCGCACCGACGCCGAGCTGTGGTCGCTGCTCGTGATCTTCGGGCCCCGTCTCGGCGGCGACCTGCTGCGGGCCACGCCCGACGACCTCCGGCGGTCGGGGCTGGTGGTCGGCCAGGCGAAGTGGCTCGACACCCCCTCGACGATGCTCGACCTGCTGGCCCGCTACGACGCCCGCCACGGGACCACCCACGCCCGGACCTACCACGACCGGGCCGTGGGCATCGCCTTCGCCGTGGCCGCCATCGACCCGTACACGACCGAGGACGAGCTCCGGGCCATCGAGCGCTTCCGCGCCTCGATGGCCGCCGCCGGTGCCGCCGCCGGGGCGAGCGCAGGCGGGCCGGGGGTCCCGGAGCCGGCCACCGTCTCCGGTACCGCCGCGGGGGACGCCGACGTCGCCGCCCTCCCCCCGCCCCGCCCGCTCGAGGAGCTGATGGACGAGCTCGACGCCCTCGTCGGGCTCGAGGGCGTGAAGGCCGAGGTGCGCCTCGTCGCCGACCTCATCCGCGTCCAGAACCTCCGGGCCGAGCGCGACCTCCCGGTCGTCGAGCAGAGCCGGCACCTCGTGTTCGCCGGCAACCCGGGCACGGGCAAGACCACCGTCGCCCGGCTCCTGGCCCAGATCTACCGCACCCTCGGCGTCGTCGAGCGGGGCCACCTCGTCGAGACCGACCGCAGCGGCCTGGTCGCCGGCTTCGTCGGCCAGACCGCCACCAAGGTCGTCGAGGTCTTCGACCGCGCCGACGAGGGCGTCGTGCTGATCGACGAGGCCTACGCCCTGGTGCGGGGGGGCGGCAACGACTTCGGCCGGGAGGCGATCGACACCATCGTGAAGCTGGTCGAGGACCGGCGGGACCGCGTCGTGGTCATCGTGGCCGGCTACCCCGACGAGATGGCCGACTTCGTCGACGCCAACCCGGGGCTGCGCTCCCGGTTCCCCAAGACGATCCGCTTCGAGGACTACTCCACCGACGACCTCCTGGCCATCTTCGCCTCCATGGGCGAGAGGAGCGGCTACGCCTGCGACGAGGAGGCGACGGAGAAGCTGCGGGCGTGGTTCGACGCCCAGCCCCGCGACAAGGGCTTCGGCAACGGCCGGGTGGCGCGCAACCTGTTCGAGGCCAGCGTCGCCCGCCACGCCAGCCGCGTCGTCGCCCTCGACGACCCCACCGACGAGGACCTCACCACCCTGGTCGCCGACGACATCCCCGACCTCGACGAGGCCGCCGACTCCTCGATCCGCCGCTCCTGA
- a CDS encoding extracellular solute-binding protein, whose amino-acid sequence MRTRLRVVGGLAIAALLVGATACSDDEGPSASVREDGATVDLGDPGDCVVVDLAVSSEKATLMTELAREFNGSDAAELEGGRCAFARPQTKASGLAADLLSTEWDEDAEGPRPVVWSPAASSWGAIVNQRRAAEGLPEIVGEADPFMQTPLVIAMPEPMADALGYPEEPVGWADIIRLSQDPQGWAALGHPEWGPFRLGKTNPNFSTSGLSALIAQAYASAGKTEGLSGEDLAAPAVEESARAVESAVVHYGDTTLTFLNNWYRTDERGTSLTYVSAAAVEEKSVIDYNRGNPDGNLDPGERPQPPRIPLVAVYPEEGTIYSDNPFIVLDAEWVSEEERLAAGVFEDFVKAPENQEKVLEFGFRPGNPDVALADPISADLGVDPGQPATLLETPAPEVMVELLDRWAEQRKSARVTIVLDVSGSMGDPATPDGPESKLDLAKQAAITALDQFKDDDEVGLRIFTTGLGGDGTASYVDLAPPEPIAQNRERLRREIDAQLPREGTPLYETVQDTFDEAVEDYDPLRINAVVVLSDGVNEDLDSSDDEEQLDELIASLRESSSSELAKPIRIFPIVYGESADEDVLRRIAEASNSTVYDASDPATIDRVFAAVVSNF is encoded by the coding sequence ATGAGGACACGTCTGCGGGTGGTCGGCGGGCTGGCGATCGCCGCGCTGCTGGTGGGCGCGACCGCGTGCTCCGACGACGAGGGGCCGAGCGCGTCGGTCCGCGAGGACGGCGCCACCGTCGACCTGGGCGACCCGGGCGACTGCGTCGTCGTCGACCTGGCCGTGTCCTCGGAGAAGGCGACGCTGATGACCGAGCTGGCCCGGGAGTTCAACGGCTCCGACGCAGCCGAGCTCGAGGGCGGCCGGTGCGCCTTCGCCCGTCCCCAGACCAAGGCGTCGGGTCTGGCCGCCGACCTGCTCTCGACCGAGTGGGACGAGGACGCCGAGGGCCCCCGCCCCGTGGTGTGGTCGCCGGCGGCGTCGTCGTGGGGGGCCATCGTCAACCAGCGCCGCGCGGCCGAGGGCCTGCCGGAGATCGTGGGCGAGGCCGACCCGTTCATGCAGACGCCCCTCGTCATCGCCATGCCCGAGCCCATGGCCGACGCCCTGGGCTACCCCGAGGAGCCGGTGGGGTGGGCCGACATCATCCGGCTGTCCCAGGACCCGCAGGGCTGGGCCGCTCTCGGGCACCCCGAGTGGGGGCCGTTCCGGCTGGGCAAGACCAACCCCAACTTCTCCACCTCCGGCCTGTCGGCCCTCATCGCCCAGGCCTACGCCTCGGCCGGCAAGACCGAGGGCCTCTCGGGCGAGGACCTCGCCGCCCCCGCCGTGGAGGAGAGCGCCCGGGCCGTCGAGTCCGCCGTGGTGCACTACGGCGACACCACCCTCACCTTCCTCAACAACTGGTACCGCACCGACGAGCGGGGCACGTCGCTGACCTACGTGTCCGCCGCCGCCGTCGAGGAGAAGTCGGTGATCGACTACAACCGGGGCAACCCCGACGGGAACCTCGACCCCGGCGAGCGGCCCCAGCCCCCGCGGATCCCCCTCGTCGCCGTCTACCCCGAGGAGGGGACGATCTACTCGGACAACCCGTTCATCGTCCTCGACGCCGAATGGGTGAGCGAGGAGGAGCGCCTCGCCGCAGGCGTGTTCGAGGACTTCGTGAAGGCGCCCGAGAACCAGGAGAAGGTGCTCGAGTTCGGGTTCCGGCCGGGCAACCCGGACGTGGCCCTGGCCGACCCCATCTCCGCCGACCTCGGCGTCGACCCCGGCCAGCCCGCCACCCTGCTGGAGACGCCCGCGCCCGAGGTGATGGTCGAGCTGCTCGACCGCTGGGCCGAGCAGCGCAAGAGCGCCCGGGTGACGATCGTCCTCGACGTGTCGGGGTCGATGGGCGATCCGGCCACGCCGGACGGGCCCGAGAGCAAGCTCGACCTGGCCAAGCAGGCCGCCATCACCGCCCTCGACCAGTTCAAGGATGACGACGAGGTCGGGCTCCGCATCTTCACGACGGGCCTCGGCGGCGACGGGACCGCGTCGTACGTCGACCTGGCCCCACCCGAGCCCATCGCCCAGAACCGGGAGCGGCTGCGGCGCGAGATCGACGCCCAGCTCCCCCGCGAGGGCACGCCCCTCTACGAGACGGTCCAGGACACCTTCGACGAGGCCGTCGAGGACTACGACCCGCTCCGCATCAACGCCGTGGTCGTCCTGAGCGACGGCGTCAACGAGGACCTCGACTCGAGCGACGACGAGGAGCAGCTCGACGAGCTCATCGCCAGCCTGCGGGAGAGCTCCTCCAGCGAGCTGGCCAAGCCGATCCGCATCTTCCCCATCGTCTACGGCGAGTCGGCCGACGAGGACGTGCTGCGGCGCATCGCCGAGGCCAGCAACTCGACCGTCTACGACGCCAGCGACCCGGCCACCATCGACCGCGTCTTCGCGGCGGTGGTGAGCAACTTCTGA
- the murJ gene encoding murein biosynthesis integral membrane protein MurJ, which produces MSGDRRPHWSEVLDDVADLGARVEAARQESMTAAAEGSTTGLIGGAPVFTIGEPPPRPARTPVVPPQPAPDRLDPPTVRIAAPSAPPPAHPSPRIGPPPPRSPRAGTAAPPASGPPVPSAPPAPAAGAATPPPTASRPSGGRRLLKDNLVVAAGTALSRVTGVARLLAVYGLAVSLRDVYLQANNTPNIVYELILGGILTATLVPLFTQHLEEDDEAATSAVVSTTIVALIGLTLVAFVVAPALLWLYARNLDADVDRAEYLRVGITLSVLFVPQVFFYGMMALGSALLNARRRFFAAAWAPVLNNVIVVAVLVVAARMGDGSPTIGRADDDMGLMLLLGLGTTSGIAAMALSLLPALRRAGVRIRFRPSLRHPAVRAAGGLSGWTLGYVVANQVAAQTVVVLANADTGTFTTYQVGFIFFQLPHGLLAVSLMTTFQPDLARAFVQKAWSTFHARLLQGLRLLVAVMVPAAVGYLTLSLLVATLGPDTAAFGPDGRFAEAVPVARALAGFAPGLLGFSVYLFVLRAFYATQDTRRPFWINAVENVVNVVAAVVLIIPLPLLTGLTVGYSIAYVSAAALAIVVLLRRLPPGFDIRGFVATLVRCLLAAAVMAAVVAGVVVGLTEVDDGLLAPSLLVGVGVGAVAYALAALALGVVRDAGLARRLPGPLARLGR; this is translated from the coding sequence ATGAGCGGCGACCGGCGGCCCCACTGGTCCGAGGTCCTCGACGACGTCGCCGACCTCGGGGCGCGGGTCGAGGCGGCCCGGCAGGAGTCGATGACGGCCGCCGCCGAGGGGTCGACCACCGGGCTCATCGGCGGGGCGCCGGTGTTCACCATCGGCGAGCCGCCGCCCCGACCGGCCCGCACCCCGGTGGTGCCGCCGCAGCCGGCACCCGACCGGCTCGACCCGCCGACGGTCCGCATCGCCGCACCCAGCGCGCCCCCGCCGGCGCACCCGTCGCCCCGCATCGGACCGCCCCCGCCGCGGAGCCCGCGGGCGGGGACCGCCGCACCTCCGGCGTCGGGCCCTCCCGTCCCCTCGGCGCCGCCGGCGCCCGCCGCCGGCGCGGCCACGCCGCCGCCGACCGCCTCGCGCCCGTCGGGCGGTCGCCGCCTGCTGAAGGACAACCTCGTCGTGGCGGCGGGCACGGCCCTGTCGCGCGTCACCGGCGTGGCCCGGCTGCTCGCCGTGTACGGCCTGGCGGTGAGCCTGCGCGACGTCTACCTCCAGGCCAACAACACGCCGAACATCGTCTACGAGCTGATCCTGGGCGGGATCCTCACCGCAACCCTCGTGCCGCTGTTCACCCAGCACCTGGAGGAGGACGACGAGGCGGCCACCAGCGCCGTGGTCTCGACGACGATCGTCGCCCTGATCGGCCTCACGCTGGTGGCGTTCGTGGTGGCGCCGGCCCTGCTCTGGCTCTACGCCCGCAACCTCGACGCCGACGTCGACCGGGCCGAGTACCTCCGAGTCGGCATCACCCTCAGCGTGCTGTTCGTCCCCCAGGTCTTCTTCTACGGGATGATGGCCCTCGGGTCCGCCCTGCTCAACGCCCGCCGCCGGTTCTTCGCCGCCGCCTGGGCGCCGGTGCTGAACAACGTGATCGTCGTGGCGGTCCTGGTGGTCGCGGCGCGGATGGGCGACGGCAGCCCGACGATCGGCCGGGCCGACGACGACATGGGCCTGATGCTCCTCCTCGGGCTGGGCACGACGAGCGGCATCGCCGCCATGGCCCTGTCGCTCCTCCCGGCCCTGAGGCGGGCGGGGGTGCGCATCCGCTTCCGACCGTCGCTCCGCCACCCCGCCGTGCGCGCCGCCGGAGGGCTGTCGGGGTGGACCCTCGGCTACGTCGTCGCCAACCAGGTGGCCGCCCAGACCGTCGTCGTGCTGGCCAACGCCGACACCGGCACGTTCACCACGTACCAGGTGGGCTTCATCTTCTTCCAGCTCCCCCACGGCCTCCTCGCCGTGTCGCTCATGACGACGTTCCAGCCCGACCTGGCCCGGGCCTTCGTGCAGAAGGCCTGGTCCACGTTCCACGCCCGCCTCCTCCAGGGCCTCCGCCTGCTGGTTGCGGTCATGGTGCCGGCCGCCGTCGGCTACCTCACCCTCTCGCTGCTGGTGGCGACCCTCGGACCCGACACCGCCGCCTTCGGGCCCGACGGCCGCTTCGCCGAGGCGGTGCCGGTGGCCCGGGCCCTGGCGGGGTTCGCCCCCGGCCTCCTCGGCTTCTCGGTGTACCTGTTCGTCCTGCGGGCCTTCTACGCGACCCAGGACACCCGGCGGCCGTTCTGGATCAACGCCGTCGAGAACGTGGTCAACGTGGTGGCCGCCGTCGTGCTGATCATCCCGCTCCCGCTCCTGACCGGGCTCACGGTGGGCTACTCGATCGCCTACGTCAGCGCCGCCGCCCTGGCCATCGTCGTGCTCCTCCGACGGCTGCCGCCCGGCTTCGACATCCGCGGCTTCGTGGCCACCCTGGTGCGCTGCCTGCTGGCGGCGGCCGTGATGGCGGCCGTCGTCGCCGGCGTCGTCGTCGGCCTGACCGAGGTCGACGACGGGCTCCTCGCCCCGTCGCTGCTGGTGGGCGTGGGCGTGGGCGCGGTCGCCTACGCCCTCGCCGCCCTGGCCCTCGGGGTCGTGCGGGACGCCGGGTTGGCCCGCCGGCTCCCGGGACCCCTGGCCCGGCTCGGCCGCTGA
- a CDS encoding PspA/IM30 family protein has translation MLKLMRRFWKYMTAGANQKFNEKADPKIQLQQAIDEAQRNHRVLTEQAANVIAQQKLAESRLNRAMEQLEKLNANARQAIIMAEEASKAGDTAKAEQYTSAAETIANQLITTEAEVEELKAMALAGAQASDQAKAAVSQNGMLLQRKLSEQQKLMSQLEQAKMQEQMNSAMASLSATVGEDVPTFNEIRDKIEARHAQAKGMSELQGQSVEGRMLEVEQATQNTQAQARLSQLKAELGLGPAATATPDLAKPAPRAEPQPGT, from the coding sequence ATGCTCAAGCTGATGCGTCGGTTCTGGAAGTACATGACCGCCGGGGCGAACCAGAAGTTCAACGAGAAGGCCGACCCCAAGATCCAGCTGCAGCAGGCCATCGACGAGGCCCAGCGCAACCACCGGGTCCTCACCGAGCAGGCCGCCAACGTGATCGCCCAGCAGAAGCTCGCCGAGAGCCGGCTCAACCGGGCCATGGAGCAGCTCGAGAAGCTGAACGCCAACGCCCGCCAGGCGATCATCATGGCCGAGGAGGCCAGCAAGGCCGGCGACACGGCGAAGGCCGAGCAGTACACCAGCGCGGCCGAGACCATCGCCAACCAGCTCATCACCACCGAGGCTGAGGTCGAGGAGCTCAAGGCCATGGCCCTCGCCGGCGCCCAGGCCTCGGACCAGGCCAAGGCGGCGGTGTCGCAGAACGGCATGCTCCTCCAGCGCAAGCTCTCCGAGCAGCAGAAGCTCATGAGCCAGCTCGAGCAGGCCAAGATGCAGGAGCAGATGAACTCGGCGATGGCCTCGCTGTCGGCCACCGTCGGCGAGGACGTGCCGACGTTCAACGAGATCCGGGACAAGATCGAGGCCCGCCACGCCCAGGCCAAGGGCATGTCCGAGCTGCAGGGCCAGTCGGTCGAGGGCCGCATGCTCGAGGTCGAGCAGGCCACCCAGAACACCCAGGCCCAGGCCCGGCTCTCGCAGCTCAAGGCCGAGCTCGGCCTCGGTCCGGCGGCCACCGCCACCCCCGACCTGGCCAAGCCGGCGCCCCGCGCCGAGCCCCAGCCCGGCACCTGA
- a CDS encoding prolyl oligopeptidase family protein: MSPVFPPVPAPPPTPANGPVEVLLGHRVVDPFRALEDGDDPIVRAWDDAQSARTRTVLSALPGRDALRERLRQLLDVPVVLGAALAGDVVVTLERADGRDQATLVASARDGSDRREIVDPRAVEDDDTAAIDWFQPSPDGALVAVGTSTGGDELSTLRVVATADGAWLPDAITRTRAASVAWRADGSGFVYTRYPDPATVPEGEAGYHRTVFEHDLGADPADDPVVWGDLPDPTAWAEVRLSPDDRWLLVHASLGWDRTDVHLCDRTTGAWRTVVAGVDALTDLRVAGDLLVGTTTLDAPTGRVIAAPLDRPEPDAWVDLLPASDAVVEGLAVTSASLLVARSRSAVAELARLPRPDTVPAGPPPVETVALPTEGSLVALSGSRDRDEAVVGFTSFAVPPTLLRWTGAGGLAPWGTAQEAIDPATFAVDRLRYPSTDGAEVTLFCLRRADVPPTAATPTILSGYGGFGITMSPAYSADAVAHAESGGVWAVAAIRGGAEEGEAWHRAGQRARKPQVFADFEAAADWLVAEGRTSREHLAIRGGSNGGLLVTAALTRRPDLCAAVHSAVPLCDMVRYPRFRIARLWVPEYGDPDEPADLAWLLSYSPYHNVTDGTRYPAVLITTGAEDSRVDPLHARKMAARLQQASPDGAPVLLRVERGAGHGQGKPSSRRAEEGADVLGFLHAVIG, translated from the coding sequence CTGAGCCCCGTCTTCCCGCCCGTCCCGGCCCCACCGCCCACGCCGGCCAACGGGCCGGTCGAGGTGCTGCTCGGGCACCGCGTCGTCGACCCGTTCCGCGCCCTGGAGGACGGCGACGACCCGATCGTCCGGGCCTGGGACGACGCCCAGTCGGCCCGGACCCGGACGGTGCTGTCGGCCCTGCCCGGGCGGGACGCCCTCCGCGAGCGGCTCCGCCAGCTGCTCGACGTCCCCGTCGTGCTCGGCGCCGCCCTGGCCGGCGACGTCGTGGTCACCCTCGAGCGGGCCGACGGGCGCGACCAGGCCACGCTCGTGGCCTCGGCCCGTGACGGCTCGGACCGGCGCGAGATCGTCGACCCCCGCGCCGTCGAGGACGACGACACCGCGGCCATCGATTGGTTCCAGCCCTCCCCCGACGGGGCCCTCGTCGCCGTGGGGACCTCGACCGGCGGCGACGAGCTGTCGACGCTGCGGGTCGTCGCCACCGCCGACGGGGCGTGGCTCCCCGACGCCATCACCCGCACCCGCGCCGCCTCGGTGGCGTGGCGGGCCGACGGGTCGGGGTTCGTCTACACCCGGTACCCGGACCCGGCGACCGTCCCCGAGGGCGAGGCCGGCTACCACCGCACCGTCTTCGAGCACGACCTCGGCGCCGACCCGGCCGACGACCCGGTGGTGTGGGGCGACCTGCCCGACCCGACGGCGTGGGCCGAGGTGCGGCTGTCGCCCGACGACCGCTGGCTGCTGGTCCACGCCTCGCTCGGGTGGGACCGCACCGACGTCCACCTGTGCGACCGCACGACCGGGGCGTGGCGGACGGTCGTCGCCGGCGTCGACGCCCTGACCGACCTGCGGGTGGCCGGCGACCTGCTGGTCGGGACCACGACCCTCGACGCCCCGACCGGCCGGGTCATCGCCGCACCCCTCGACCGGCCCGAGCCCGACGCGTGGGTCGACCTCCTGCCCGCGTCCGACGCCGTGGTCGAGGGGCTGGCCGTCACGTCGGCGTCGCTGCTGGTGGCCCGCTCCCGGTCCGCCGTCGCCGAGCTCGCGCGCCTCCCCCGCCCCGACACCGTCCCCGCCGGCCCCCCGCCGGTCGAGACCGTCGCCCTCCCCACCGAGGGCTCGCTGGTGGCCCTCTCCGGGAGCCGGGACCGGGACGAGGCCGTGGTCGGGTTCACGTCCTTCGCCGTCCCGCCCACGCTGCTGCGGTGGACGGGTGCCGGGGGCCTCGCCCCGTGGGGCACGGCCCAGGAGGCCATCGACCCCGCCACCTTCGCCGTCGACCGCCTCCGCTACCCCTCGACCGACGGCGCCGAGGTCACCCTCTTCTGCCTCCGCCGGGCCGACGTCCCGCCCACGGCCGCGACCCCCACGATCCTCAGCGGCTACGGGGGCTTCGGCATCACCATGAGCCCCGCCTACTCCGCCGACGCCGTGGCCCACGCCGAGAGCGGCGGGGTGTGGGCGGTCGCCGCCATCCGGGGAGGCGCCGAGGAGGGCGAGGCCTGGCACCGGGCCGGGCAGCGGGCCCGCAAGCCGCAGGTCTTCGCCGACTTCGAGGCCGCAGCCGACTGGTTGGTGGCCGAGGGCCGCACCTCTCGCGAGCACCTGGCGATCCGGGGCGGCAGCAACGGCGGGCTCCTGGTCACCGCGGCCCTGACCCGCCGGCCCGACCTGTGCGCCGCCGTCCACTCGGCCGTCCCGCTCTGCGACATGGTGCGGTACCCCCGGTTCCGGATCGCCCGGCTGTGGGTGCCGGAGTACGGCGACCCCGACGAGCCCGCCGACCTGGCCTGGCTCCTGTCGTACTCGCCGTACCACAACGTCACCGACGGCACCCGGTACCCGGCGGTGCTGATCACCACCGGCGCCGAGGACTCCCGCGTCGACCCGCTCCACGCCCGCAAGATGGCGGCCCGTCTCCAGCAGGCGTCACCCGACGGGGCCCCCGTCCTGCTCCGCGTCGAGCGGGGGGCGGGCCACGGGCAGGGCAAGCCGTCGTCGCGCCGGGCCGAAGAGGGCGCCGACGTGCTCGGCTTCCTCCACGCCGTGATCGGCTGA
- a CDS encoding serine/threonine-protein kinase — MAPVIGDDTVRGRHRAPEPDPPVTPAGEPAPLPPGAELGGGRYRLGGVLGRGGFGITYAATDLRLQRPVAVKELVPEGAAREGRRVVVPDGAGPSFARARDRFLREATTLARFGHPGIVRIFAVLEENATAYLVLERIEGRTLAAELRERRGPFTEPEALDVAAQAAEALAAVHGAGVLHRDVSPANLVRTPDGRIVLIDFGLARAFVEDRTTMMTRIVTPGYAPPEQHAGNGRFSARADVYALAATLYRLLTGTVPPVAAERVGGDGLVPLWRINPTVSHRTSDAIGDALALDPADRPASVADLLDRLGARAPAGRAGEGYGPAVDAVGSPEEAGAEGDDGLAPDLATEVVPPAAVVFAPVVPSPRSALAGAGAGPDDAGHAGSWVVPAPVVDEGAERARRRRSRPAAPPAAGARLDLVDGTAPVGRRWITLPLGVAAVALASAQPATLIAVLGIGMAPVLATVGDRQVQPGRSPAWWPVWWLRNVALGVVRTLGALCVLAIGLCLWFGADAFEALAPAGPWILRTTGVVAATLLVVSIARGGPGFRSHVALDAVARALVPRGRPTFASGVLLLVCLAVAAAGLAFEPEAWPLR; from the coding sequence GTGGCCCCCGTCATCGGTGACGACACCGTGCGTGGCCGGCACCGGGCCCCGGAACCGGACCCTCCCGTGACACCGGCGGGCGAGCCCGCGCCGCTGCCCCCGGGCGCCGAGCTCGGCGGCGGGCGCTACCGGCTGGGCGGGGTCCTGGGGCGGGGCGGCTTCGGCATCACCTACGCCGCCACGGACCTGCGGCTCCAGCGACCGGTGGCGGTCAAGGAGCTCGTCCCCGAGGGCGCCGCCCGCGAGGGCAGACGGGTCGTGGTGCCCGACGGCGCCGGCCCGAGCTTCGCGCGGGCGCGCGACCGCTTCCTGCGCGAGGCGACGACGCTGGCCCGCTTCGGCCACCCCGGCATCGTCCGCATCTTCGCCGTGCTGGAGGAGAACGCCACCGCCTACCTGGTGCTCGAGCGCATCGAGGGACGGACGCTGGCGGCCGAGCTGCGGGAGCGGCGGGGACCGTTCACCGAGCCCGAGGCCCTCGACGTGGCCGCCCAGGCCGCCGAGGCCCTGGCCGCGGTCCACGGCGCCGGTGTGCTGCACCGGGACGTCAGCCCCGCCAACCTCGTCCGCACGCCCGACGGGCGGATCGTGCTCATCGACTTCGGGCTGGCCCGGGCCTTCGTCGAGGACCGCACGACGATGATGACCCGCATCGTCACCCCCGGGTACGCCCCGCCCGAGCAGCACGCCGGGAACGGACGGTTCTCGGCCCGGGCCGACGTCTACGCCCTGGCGGCCACGCTCTACCGGCTGCTGACGGGCACGGTCCCGCCGGTCGCGGCCGAGCGCGTCGGCGGCGACGGTCTCGTCCCGCTGTGGCGGATCAACCCCACCGTGTCCCACCGCACCAGCGACGCCATCGGCGACGCCCTGGCGCTCGACCCGGCCGACCGGCCGGCGTCGGTGGCCGACCTCCTCGACCGGTTGGGCGCCCGGGCACCGGCGGGGCGGGCGGGGGAGGGGTACGGTCCGGCGGTGGATGCGGTCGGGTCGCCCGAGGAGGCGGGAGCCGAGGGCGACGACGGGCTCGCGCCCGACCTGGCCACCGAGGTGGTGCCCCCCGCCGCCGTCGTCTTCGCCCCGGTGGTCCCCTCCCCGCGCTCGGCCCTCGCCGGCGCCGGCGCGGGACCCGACGACGCCGGGCACGCCGGCTCGTGGGTCGTGCCCGCCCCCGTCGTCGACGAGGGGGCCGAGCGGGCCCGCCGTCGGCGGTCGCGCCCCGCCGCCCCACCCGCCGCCGGGGCCCGGCTCGACCTCGTCGACGGCACGGCGCCGGTCGGTCGGCGCTGGATCACCCTGCCCCTGGGGGTGGCGGCGGTGGCGCTGGCGAGCGCCCAACCGGCGACCCTGATCGCCGTGCTGGGCATCGGGATGGCCCCGGTGCTGGCCACGGTGGGGGACCGACAGGTCCAGCCCGGCCGGAGCCCCGCCTGGTGGCCGGTGTGGTGGCTCCGCAACGTCGCCCTCGGGGTCGTCCGCACCCTCGGCGCCCTCTGCGTGCTGGCCATCGGCCTGTGCCTGTGGTTCGGGGCCGACGCCTTCGAGGCCCTCGCCCCGGCGGGGCCGTGGATCCTGCGCACCACGGGCGTCGTGGCCGCCACCTTGCTGGTCGTCTCCATCGCCCGGGGCGGGCCCGGGTTCCGCAGCCACGTCGCCCTCGACGCCGTCGCCCGGGCCCTCGTGCCGCGGGGACGCCCGACCTTCGCCAGTGGCGTGCTGCTCCTGGTGTGCCTGGCCGTGGCCGCCGCCGGCCTGGCCTTCGAGCCCGAGGCCTGGCCCCTCCGGTAG